In a single window of the Pseudomonas entomophila genome:
- the rseP gene encoding RIP metalloprotease RseP yields MTALYMIIGTLVALGVLVTFHEFGHFWVARRCGVKVLRFSVGFGTPLLRWHDRHGTEFVVAAIPLGGYVKMLDEREGEVPPALVEQSFNRKSVRQRIAIVAAGPIANFLLAILFFWFIAMLGTQQVRPVIGAVEAGSLAATAGLGAGQEIVSIDGKPTNGWSAVNLQLVRRLGESGTLRVGVLDEGATVERQHDVQLSHWLKGVDEPDPIQSLGLRPWRPAVEPVLAEIDPKGPAAAAGLKTGDKLLALDGVALSDWQQVVDAVRARPESKVSLRIARDGAQLDIPVTLARKGEGQASGGYLGAGVKAAQWPAQMLREVSYGPLEAVGEGLSRTWNMSVLTLESLKKMLFGELSVKNLSGPITIAKVAGASAQSGVGDFLNFLAYLSISLGVLNLLPIPVLDGGHLLFYLIEWARGRPLSDRVQGWGVQIGISLVVGVMLLALINDLGRL; encoded by the coding sequence ATGACTGCGCTCTACATGATTATCGGCACCCTGGTGGCCCTGGGTGTGCTGGTCACCTTCCATGAATTCGGTCACTTCTGGGTGGCGCGGCGTTGTGGGGTCAAGGTGCTGCGCTTCTCGGTGGGCTTCGGTACGCCACTGTTGCGTTGGCATGACCGGCACGGCACCGAGTTCGTGGTCGCGGCGATCCCGCTGGGTGGTTACGTCAAGATGCTCGACGAGCGCGAGGGCGAAGTCCCGCCTGCGCTGGTCGAGCAGTCGTTCAACCGCAAGTCGGTGCGCCAGCGCATCGCCATCGTCGCTGCCGGCCCCATTGCCAACTTCCTGCTGGCGATCCTGTTCTTCTGGTTCATCGCCATGCTGGGCACGCAACAGGTACGCCCGGTCATTGGCGCGGTCGAGGCGGGCAGCCTGGCGGCGACCGCCGGTCTGGGCGCTGGGCAGGAAATCGTTTCCATCGATGGCAAGCCGACCAATGGCTGGTCGGCGGTCAACCTGCAGCTGGTTCGCCGCCTGGGTGAGAGTGGCACCTTGCGCGTCGGTGTGCTCGACGAGGGCGCCACGGTCGAGCGTCAGCACGATGTCCAGCTGAGCCACTGGCTCAAGGGTGTCGATGAGCCTGACCCGATCCAGTCCCTGGGGCTGCGCCCTTGGCGCCCGGCGGTCGAGCCGGTGCTGGCCGAGATCGATCCGAAAGGCCCGGCCGCCGCGGCGGGGCTCAAGACCGGTGACAAACTGCTTGCCCTCGATGGCGTCGCGCTGAGCGACTGGCAGCAGGTGGTCGACGCGGTCCGTGCCCGACCTGAAAGCAAGGTGAGCCTGCGCATAGCGCGTGATGGCGCGCAGTTGGACATTCCGGTCACGCTCGCGCGAAAAGGTGAGGGCCAGGCGTCGGGGGGTTATCTGGGGGCTGGCGTCAAGGCGGCGCAATGGCCGGCGCAGATGCTTCGCGAGGTTAGCTACGGCCCGCTGGAGGCGGTGGGGGAGGGGCTTTCGCGCACCTGGAACATGAGTGTCCTGACCCTCGAATCGCTGAAGAAAATGCTGTTCGGAGAGCTCTCGGTAAAAAACTTGAGCGGACCGATAACCATTGCTAAAGTGGCGGGCGCTTCAGCCCAGTCGGGCGTTGGGGATTTCCTGAATTTCCTGGCCTATCTGAGCATAAGCCTGGGGGTTCTGAACCTGCTGCCCATCCCGGTACTGGATGGGGGGCATTTGCTGTTCTACCTGATCGAGTGGGCGCGCGGTCGTCCGCTCTCGGATCGGGTGCAAGGTTGGGGGGTCCAGATCGGTATCAGTTTGGTCGTCGGGGTGATGTTGCTCGCCCTGATCAATGATCTGGGTCGACTATAA
- the rpsB gene encoding 30S ribosomal protein S2: MSQVNMRDMLKAGVHFGHQTRYWNPKMGKYIFGARNKIHIINLEKTLPMFNDALAFVERLAQGKNKIMFVGTKRSAGKIVAEQAARCGSPYVDHRWLGGMLTNYKTIRASIKRLRDLETQAEDGTFAKLTKKEALMRSRDLEKLDRSLGGIKDMGGLPDALFVIDVDHERIAITEANKLGIPVIGVVDTNSSPEGVDFVIPGNDDAIRAIELYMTSMADAVIRGRNNVAGGTEVYAEEAAAPAAE, from the coding sequence ATGTCCCAAGTCAACATGCGCGATATGCTGAAGGCCGGTGTGCACTTCGGCCACCAGACCCGTTACTGGAACCCGAAAATGGGCAAGTACATTTTCGGCGCGCGTAACAAGATTCACATCATCAACCTGGAAAAAACCCTGCCGATGTTCAACGACGCCCTGGCGTTCGTAGAGCGCCTGGCCCAGGGCAAGAACAAGATCATGTTCGTCGGCACCAAGCGTTCCGCCGGCAAGATCGTCGCCGAGCAAGCTGCTCGTTGCGGTTCGCCATACGTTGACCACCGCTGGTTGGGCGGCATGCTGACCAACTACAAGACCATCCGCGCTTCGATCAAGCGTCTGCGCGACCTGGAAACCCAGGCCGAAGACGGCACTTTCGCCAAGCTGACCAAGAAAGAAGCCCTGATGCGTTCCCGCGACCTGGAAAAACTGGATCGCAGCCTGGGTGGTATCAAGGACATGGGCGGCCTGCCTGATGCCCTGTTCGTGATCGACGTCGACCACGAGCGCATTGCTATCACCGAAGCCAACAAGCTGGGCATCCCGGTCATCGGCGTTGTCGATACCAACAGCAGCCCGGAAGGTGTTGACTTCGTCATCCCAGGTAACGACGACGCCATTCGCGCCATCGAGCTGTACATGACTTCGATGGCTGACGCCGTCATCCGCGGCCGCAACAACGTTGCTGGCGGCACTGAAGTCTACGCTGAAGAAGCGGCTGCACCTGCTGCTGAGTAA
- the uppS gene encoding polyprenyl diphosphate synthase, with amino-acid sequence MEKTKLAAPSSVPRHVAIIMDGNNRWAKKRLLPGVAGHKAGVDAVRAVIEVCAQSGVEVLTLFAFSSENWQRPAEEVGALMELFFSALRREAKRLNENNISLRIIGDRSRFHPELQAAMREAEALTAGNNRFILQIAANYGGQWDIAQAAQRLAREVQAGHLRPDDITPDLLQACLATGDLPLPDLCIRTGGERRISNFLLWQLAYAELYFSDLFWPDFKHEAMRTALADFASRQRRFGKTSEQVEAGARA; translated from the coding sequence ATGGAAAAGACCAAGCTGGCGGCACCGTCCTCGGTGCCGCGTCACGTCGCGATCATCATGGATGGCAATAATCGTTGGGCGAAGAAGCGCCTTTTGCCTGGCGTTGCCGGGCACAAGGCTGGCGTCGATGCCGTGCGTGCGGTTATCGAAGTCTGTGCCCAGTCCGGGGTCGAGGTGTTGACCCTGTTCGCCTTCTCCAGCGAGAACTGGCAGCGTCCGGCGGAAGAGGTAGGCGCGTTGATGGAGCTGTTCTTCTCGGCGTTGCGCCGTGAAGCCAAGCGCCTTAACGAGAACAACATCAGCCTGCGCATCATCGGTGACCGTTCGCGCTTCCATCCGGAGTTGCAGGCGGCCATGCGTGAGGCTGAGGCGCTGACGGCCGGCAATAACCGCTTCATCCTGCAGATCGCCGCCAACTACGGCGGTCAGTGGGATATCGCCCAGGCCGCGCAGCGCCTGGCGCGTGAGGTTCAGGCAGGTCATCTGCGTCCGGACGACATCACGCCTGACCTGTTGCAGGCGTGCCTGGCTACGGGCGACCTGCCGTTGCCTGATCTGTGCATTCGTACCGGTGGTGAGCGTCGCATCAGCAATTTTCTGTTGTGGCAGCTGGCCTACGCCGAACTGTACTTCTCCGACCTGTTCTGGCCGGACTTCAAACACGAGGCCATGCGCACCGCGCTGGCCGATTTCGCTTCGCGCCAGCGCCGCTTCGGTAAGACCAGCGAGCAGGTCGAGGCTGGAGCCCGTGCTTAA
- a CDS encoding phosphatidate cytidylyltransferase has product MLKQRIITALILLPVALGGFFLLNGGDFALFIGFVVTLGAWEWARLAGLVAQSVRIAYAVVVAGALMLLYLMPDLAPWVLGASVIWWALATWLVLTYPRSNDLWSSAACRLLIGLLVLLPAWQGLVLLKHWPLGNWLILAVMVLVWAADIGAYFSGRAFGKRKLAPQVSPGKSWEGVYGGLVVSLLITLGVGLARDWSVGQLLLGLLGAVVVVMSSVVGDLTESMFKRREGIKDSSNLLPGHGGVLDRIDSLTAAIPMFAVLLWAAEWGVM; this is encoded by the coding sequence ATGCTTAAACAACGCATCATTACTGCGCTGATCCTGCTGCCGGTCGCGTTGGGTGGGTTTTTCCTGCTCAATGGCGGCGATTTCGCGCTGTTCATCGGCTTCGTGGTCACCCTGGGTGCCTGGGAGTGGGCCCGTCTGGCCGGCCTGGTGGCTCAGTCCGTGCGTATCGCATACGCCGTAGTGGTTGCTGGGGCGCTGATGCTGCTCTACCTGATGCCGGACCTAGCGCCTTGGGTGCTGGGCGCTTCGGTGATCTGGTGGGCCCTGGCCACCTGGCTGGTGCTCACCTATCCGCGCAGCAACGATTTGTGGAGCAGCGCCGCCTGTCGCCTGCTCATCGGCCTGCTGGTGCTGCTGCCGGCCTGGCAAGGCCTGGTGCTGCTCAAGCACTGGCCGCTGGGCAACTGGCTGATCCTGGCGGTCATGGTGCTGGTGTGGGCCGCGGACATCGGCGCCTACTTCTCCGGGCGGGCCTTCGGCAAGCGCAAGCTGGCGCCGCAGGTCAGCCCTGGCAAAAGCTGGGAGGGGGTGTACGGCGGCCTGGTGGTCAGCCTGTTGATTACCCTGGGGGTCGGTCTGGCGCGCGACTGGAGTGTCGGCCAACTGCTGCTGGGGCTGCTGGGTGCGGTCGTGGTGGTGATGTCCTCGGTGGTGGGTGACCTGACCGAGAGCATGTTCAAGCGCCGTGAAGGCATCAAGGACAGCAGCAACCTGCTGCCCGGTCATGGCGGCGTGCTCGATCGCATCGACAGCCTGACTGCGGCCATCCCGATGTTCGCCGTACTGTTGTGGGCTGCCGAGTGGGGTGTGATGTGA
- the tsf gene encoding translation elongation factor Ts, translated as MAAITAALVKELRERTGEGMMDCKKALEKAGGDIEKAIDDMRASGAIKAAKKAGNVAAEGAIAVKTDGKSAVLLEVNSQTDFLALQDDFKNFVAESLEEAFAQKLTDAAPLIASREAAREALVAKCGENVNIRRLVRVEGDVVGAYLHGNKIGAVVVLKGGDVELAKNIAMHVAASNPEFLDASEISAEAIEREKNVFLQLNADKIAGKPENIVENMINGRITKFKAEASLKEQAFVMNPEVKVGELAKKAGAEIVSFTYFKVGEGIEKPVDDFAAEVAAQVAAAKQ; from the coding sequence ATGGCAGCAATTACTGCGGCGCTGGTCAAAGAACTGCGCGAGCGTACCGGCGAAGGCATGATGGATTGCAAGAAGGCCCTGGAAAAGGCCGGCGGCGACATCGAGAAAGCCATTGACGACATGCGTGCCTCGGGCGCCATCAAGGCCGCCAAAAAAGCGGGCAACGTTGCCGCTGAAGGTGCTATCGCCGTCAAGACCGACGGTAAATCCGCCGTCCTGCTGGAAGTGAACTCGCAGACCGACTTCCTGGCTCTGCAAGACGACTTCAAGAACTTCGTGGCTGAAAGCCTCGAAGAAGCCTTCGCCCAGAAGCTGACCGACGCCGCTCCGCTGATCGCCTCGCGTGAAGCTGCTCGTGAAGCCCTGGTCGCCAAGTGCGGCGAAAACGTCAACATCCGTCGCCTGGTGCGCGTAGAGGGCGACGTTGTCGGCGCCTACCTGCACGGCAACAAGATCGGTGCTGTCGTTGTCCTGAAAGGCGGCGACGTCGAGCTGGCCAAGAACATCGCCATGCACGTTGCAGCGTCGAACCCAGAGTTCCTGGATGCGTCGGAAATCTCTGCCGAGGCCATCGAGCGCGAGAAGAACGTCTTCCTGCAGCTGAACGCCGACAAGATCGCCGGCAAGCCGGAAAACATCGTTGAGAACATGATCAACGGTCGTATCACCAAGTTCAAAGCCGAAGCCTCGCTGAAAGAGCAAGCCTTCGTCATGAACCCAGAAGTCAAGGTTGGCGAGCTGGCCAAGAAAGCCGGTGCTGAAATCGTTTCCTTCACCTACTTCAAGGTTGGCGAAGGCATCGAGAAGCCGGTTGACGACTTCGCTGCAGAAGTTGCCGCCCAGGTAGCTGCCGCCAAGCAGTAA
- the pyrH gene encoding UMP kinase, with the protein MAQQVSGRQPRYKRILLKLSGEALMGSEDFGIDPKVLDRMALEIGQLVGIGVQVGLVIGGGNLFRGAALSAAGMDRVTGDHMGMLATVMNGLAMRDALERSNIPALVMSAISMVGVTDHYDRRKAIRHLNTGDVVIFSAGTGNPFFTTDSAACLRAIEIDADVVLKATKVDGVYTADPFKDPHAEKFDHLTYDEVLDRKLGVMDLTAICLCRDHKMPLRVFNMNKPGALLNIVVGGAEGTLIEEGQA; encoded by the coding sequence ATGGCTCAGCAGGTGAGTGGTCGCCAACCTCGCTATAAACGCATTTTGCTCAAACTTAGCGGCGAGGCCCTGATGGGCTCGGAAGACTTCGGGATTGACCCGAAGGTGCTGGATCGCATGGCCCTGGAAATCGGCCAACTGGTCGGGATCGGTGTCCAGGTGGGCCTGGTGATCGGTGGTGGCAACTTGTTCCGCGGCGCGGCGCTCAGCGCGGCCGGCATGGATCGCGTCACCGGCGACCACATGGGGATGCTGGCCACCGTGATGAACGGCCTGGCCATGCGTGACGCCCTGGAGCGTTCGAACATCCCGGCTCTGGTCATGTCGGCCATTTCCATGGTCGGCGTCACCGATCATTACGATCGTCGCAAAGCTATTCGCCACCTCAACACCGGGGATGTGGTAATTTTCTCCGCCGGTACTGGCAACCCGTTCTTCACCACCGACTCCGCAGCGTGCCTGCGCGCGATCGAAATCGACGCCGATGTGGTGCTGAAGGCGACCAAGGTCGACGGTGTGTACACTGCCGATCCATTCAAGGACCCGCATGCCGAGAAGTTCGATCACCTCACCTACGACGAGGTGCTGGATCGCAAGCTCGGTGTCATGGACTTGACCGCAATCTGCCTGTGTCGCGACCACAAGATGCCATTGCGGGTATTCAACATGAACAAGCCTGGCGCCCTGCTGAATATCGTGGTAGGTGGCGCTGAAGGTACTTTGATCGAGGAAGGCCAAGCATGA
- the frr gene encoding ribosome recycling factor, which produces MINDIKKDAQERMGKSIEALGRNLASIRTGRAHPSILDSVKVPAWGSDMPLNQVAAITVEDARTLKIVAHDKNLSAAIEKAILTSDLGLNPSSAGTTIRVPMPALTEETRKGYTKQASGVAEDAKVAVRNVRRDALADLKKLTKDKEISEDEERRAADEIQKLTDKFVAEIDAAFKAKEKDLLAV; this is translated from the coding sequence ATGATCAACGACATCAAGAAAGACGCGCAGGAGCGCATGGGCAAGTCCATCGAGGCCCTGGGCCGCAATCTGGCGTCCATCCGTACCGGCCGTGCCCACCCAAGCATCCTGGACAGCGTCAAGGTTCCGGCCTGGGGTAGCGACATGCCGCTGAACCAGGTGGCCGCGATCACCGTCGAGGATGCCCGCACCCTGAAGATCGTCGCTCATGACAAGAACCTGAGTGCCGCCATCGAGAAGGCCATCCTGACCTCCGACCTGGGCTTGAACCCCTCCAGCGCCGGCACCACCATCCGCGTACCGATGCCCGCCCTGACCGAGGAAACCCGCAAGGGTTACACCAAGCAGGCCAGCGGTGTTGCCGAAGACGCCAAGGTCGCCGTGCGCAACGTGCGCCGTGACGCGCTCGCCGACCTGAAGAAGCTGACCAAGGACAAGGAAATCAGCGAAGACGAAGAGCGTCGTGCCGCTGACGAGATCCAGAAGCTGACCGACAAGTTCGTCGCCGAAATCGACGCTGCGTTCAAAGCCAAGGAAAAGGACCTGTTGGCCGTCTAA
- the map gene encoding type I methionyl aminopeptidase, with amino-acid sequence MTVTIKTAEDIEKMRVAGRLAAEVLEMIEEHVKPGITTEALDRICHDYIVNVQQAIPAPLNYKGYPKSICTSINHVVCHGIPNDKPLKKGDTLNIDVTVIKDGYHGDTSRMFHVGEVPEWAARLSKVTQECMYKAIELVKPGCRLGDIGEVIQKHAEKNGFSVVREFCGHGIGKVFHEEPQILHYGRAGTGMELKEGMTFTIEPMINQGKADTKVLGDGWTAITKDRKLSAQWEHTLVVTATGYEIFTLRKDDTIPRTSA; translated from the coding sequence ATGACCGTCACCATCAAGACCGCAGAAGACATCGAGAAGATGCGCGTCGCCGGCCGCCTGGCCGCCGAAGTCCTCGAAATGATCGAGGAACACGTCAAGCCCGGCATCACCACCGAAGCGCTCGACCGCATCTGCCACGACTACATCGTCAACGTCCAGCAGGCCATTCCGGCACCGCTCAACTACAAGGGCTACCCGAAATCGATCTGCACCTCGATCAACCATGTGGTGTGCCACGGCATCCCCAACGACAAGCCGTTGAAGAAGGGCGACACCCTCAATATCGACGTCACCGTGATCAAGGACGGCTACCACGGCGATACCAGCCGCATGTTCCATGTCGGCGAGGTCCCGGAGTGGGCTGCGCGCCTGTCGAAGGTGACGCAGGAGTGCATGTACAAGGCCATCGAGCTGGTCAAGCCGGGCTGCCGCCTGGGCGACATCGGCGAAGTGATCCAGAAGCACGCTGAAAAGAATGGCTTCTCGGTGGTACGCGAATTCTGCGGCCATGGTATCGGCAAGGTATTCCACGAAGAGCCGCAGATCCTGCACTACGGCAGGGCCGGCACCGGCATGGAGCTCAAGGAAGGCATGACCTTCACCATCGAGCCGATGATCAACCAAGGCAAGGCCGACACCAAGGTACTCGGCGACGGCTGGACCGCCATCACCAAGGATCGCAAGCTCTCCGCCCAGTGGGAGCACACGCTGGTGGTAACCGCCACCGGCTACGAGATCTTCACCCTGCGCAAGGACGACACCATCCCGCGCACCTCGGCCTGA
- the ispC gene encoding 1-deoxy-D-xylulose-5-phosphate reductoisomerase: protein MSRLQRITVLGATGSIGLSTLNVIARHPDRYQVFALSGYSRLDELLALCERHRPAYAVVPSADAAARLREGLARAGCATEVLEGEAGLCQVAAASEVDTVMAAIVGAAGLRPTLAAVEAGKKVLLANKEALVMSGALFMDAVQRSGAVLLPIDSEHNAIFQCMPTDFARGLGNVGVRRILLTASGGPFRETPVAALQDVTPEQACAHPNWSMGRKISVDSASMLNKGLELIEACWLFDAKPAQVEVVVHPQSVIHSLVDYVDGSVLAQLGNPDMRTPITNALAWPERIDSGVAPLDLFAIARLDFQAPDEQRFPCLRLARQAAEAGNSAPAVLNAANEVAVDAFLQRRIRFPEIAGMIEQVLDQEPVVPLTTLDAVFAADQRARELSREWLRRHGR from the coding sequence GTGAGCCGTCTTCAACGCATAACCGTGCTCGGTGCTACGGGCTCCATTGGCTTGAGCACCCTCAATGTCATTGCCCGGCACCCTGATCGCTACCAGGTGTTCGCACTGAGCGGCTACTCCCGTCTCGACGAGTTGCTGGCCTTGTGCGAGCGGCATCGGCCTGCCTATGCAGTCGTTCCCTCTGCGGACGCCGCTGCGCGTTTGCGTGAGGGGTTGGCGCGCGCAGGTTGCGCCACCGAGGTTCTTGAGGGCGAGGCCGGGCTCTGCCAAGTGGCGGCTGCGTCTGAAGTGGATACCGTGATGGCGGCCATTGTCGGCGCTGCCGGGCTGCGGCCGACGCTGGCGGCGGTCGAGGCCGGCAAGAAGGTCCTGCTGGCCAACAAGGAAGCGCTGGTGATGTCTGGCGCCTTGTTCATGGATGCGGTGCAGCGCAGTGGTGCGGTGCTGCTGCCGATCGACAGCGAGCACAACGCGATTTTCCAATGCATGCCCACGGACTTTGCCCGAGGGTTGGGCAATGTCGGTGTGCGGCGCATCCTGCTGACCGCCTCGGGAGGCCCGTTCCGCGAAACGCCCGTGGCGGCCTTGCAGGATGTCACGCCAGAGCAGGCGTGCGCCCACCCTAACTGGTCCATGGGGCGCAAGATATCGGTCGATTCGGCAAGCATGTTGAACAAGGGGCTGGAGCTGATCGAAGCCTGTTGGCTGTTCGACGCCAAGCCAGCCCAGGTCGAAGTGGTGGTGCACCCGCAGAGTGTCATTCACTCGTTGGTGGATTACGTCGATGGCTCGGTGCTCGCCCAGTTGGGCAACCCGGACATGCGCACGCCGATCACCAACGCGCTGGCCTGGCCCGAGCGCATCGACTCCGGCGTGGCGCCGCTGGACCTGTTTGCCATCGCTCGTCTGGATTTCCAGGCGCCCGACGAACAGCGCTTCCCTTGCCTGCGCCTGGCACGTCAGGCTGCCGAGGCCGGCAACAGTGCGCCCGCCGTGCTCAACGCCGCCAACGAAGTGGCGGTGGATGCGTTTCTCCAGCGGCGTATCCGCTTCCCGGAGATCGCGGGTATGATCGAACAGGTGCTCGACCAGGAGCCTGTGGTGCCGCTCACCACGCTGGATGCGGTGTTCGCCGCCGACCAGCGGGCCCGGGAACTGTCCCGGGAATGGTTGAGGCGCCACGGCCGCTGA